Part of the Paenibacillus terrae HPL-003 genome is shown below.
CGAAGGGAACGGTAATACAAAATGAGTTTTCATTTGTATTTTGATGAAGCTAACAAAATTGATCAACCGGGAAAAGCTTTCTCATACTATGGTGCCTATGGTGGAATGGACACCACCATGGCTAACATAACCAAAGCGATCAGAGATATCTACACATCTCTAAATACACAGAGTGAACTTCACTTTACAGAATATAATCATGATCAGTATTTAAAAAAATACTTCAAAGTGCTTAACTATGTTATCAATCAAAACATAAATATCAATATCATTATTGTTAACAATCAGAATGCACATTCAATTGCTCAGCAGATGAATTTAACCATGCTTGAGCTTCGAGGATTGTTATACATAAAGATTCCTGAGAGGCTATTTTATGGGGTGACCCGCCATTTAAACTTACCTAATAATATTGATGTAAAAATAAGGGTGGACCGTAACGATGAATATAAAGTATTGAGATTATACTCAAAAATTAAAGAGCAAATGAATGCACATTCTGTATACAGAAACCGAAGATATACAATTGAATCAGTTCGTTCACAGAAATCCCATGAATCCATTCCGTTGCAAATTATAGATACTTTTATGGGTATAATTGTATTCTTGATGGAGCAAGGTTATACAGAAAACTCTGACGCTTCGATGATTAAAAGTGACTTAATTTACCGATTTTTATCAGAAGGTCAGAACACTGAAAGATTCCAGGATCAGATTAAGTTATTTCAATGGGATGGTAGTGATATGTTGTCGGATTTACCTGTAAGTAATTATATATCAAGGTTTATGGTTCACAAAACGCAATTTGATATTAAAGAGATAACTAAGTTGAATTCCTTATTAATTAGAGACCCAGACCGGACTACCAGAGAATACAGGGAGCTAATGGGGTATCCCAATACGAGATTGCGGATGATGTTAGGTTATAAAGATGAAATAGAAGGCCGAGGGAGGAATTCGTTCTTATTAGCTTAAATAACATTAGATACAAAGAACCACCGGATGCAGGTTATTTCGCCTGAATAATATCATCCGGTGGTTCTTTGTATCTAGTATGGAATTCTCGCCACGGTCATCCATTGTTTTTTGTCGGTTAGCTATGATGTTTCGTAATACAGTTCAAATGTAATGGTGCATGGGATTTGTGATGTGTACATATGTAGGATAGCAAGCTGTAGTTATAGCATTTTTTTGAGCTGGGATATACGGGCTTGGGAAACCTCAAGAATCTTTGCATATTCGTGCTGTGCTGCATTGGGTTGCTTTTGCATCAATTCCTTTAGGCTTTCGATCATCTGCTGCGTCGAACGGCGCAGACGTTTGGATTGCTTCATTGGTCTTTCCCCGTTGGAGAAAGCCGATTTGGACGGCCTTGTGATGGGGCTGAAATCCGTACCATCCTTCAAATCACGAATACACTCCCCACAAATAAAGCTGTCTCTAAAATAAGTCAATTGCTCCGCCGAACCACACATTTTACACGTCACCCCGGTATATTTTCGTAAGGCGAGAATACCCGTTTCCTCATCAGCAAAAATCTCAACAGGATCACCCATATTGAAATCCATTGAGATACGCATCTCTTTGGGAATGACGATACGACCTAACGAATCTAAGGGACGTGTCATACCTGTACTTTTCAAATGAAAACCTCCTTTTTTTATATCCTTATAATACTAAATCAAGAGGAGAAAAAAGAATAGGCTTAGAGGAGCAATCGCATATATTAAGTAAACTGTTGAAAAGTATACAAAAATATTCCATAAGCTGGTATAATGGGTTTTGGAAAGAATATGACTCTACCACTAGATTGTAATTGGATTTGTTGTCACAGAGCAGTATCGTAACTTTATTCTATGAATGCTAAAGGGGTTGTTTATTGTGAACCATACAACCACGATTCGAGCAGAGCTTGATACATACATGAAGAACAACGGACTGAACATTACCCAACTTGGACGACTAGCAGGATTAAATGCAGGTACAGTGAGTACCTTGGTAAATGGAAATCGTACGTTTTCCGTCGATCAACTGGATCGGATTACGGCAGTTATGGGACATCCCCGAGGGCATTATTACAAGCAATATATGCAGGAATATTTAACGGATATCACGCCTAACTGGCGGAGGGTCAGACCTTTTTTGTATAATTGTGCCGAGTTGGACAAGCTGGACTGTATCCAGCAAATGGCCGACTTGTTAATGGACAATCTGGTGTATTCCGTATTGCTGTTTAATGTGGCAGAAGACTTCTTCAAAGACGGCAAACATGCGGCGGCAGCCATTCTTTACGAGAGTGTAGCGATCAGCGAGAGAAAGCAATATTCGGAACGACTGGCCCTTTGCCAGTATCGTTTGTTTACGATTAACATCGGAGATGACCAAAATCAAAATTTCGAGGCAGCATGTCATTTTCATCCCTTCGTAGAGCGGCTTGATGAAATAGACCAGCTTGATGCGCTGAAAGACCTGGCGAATGTGTATCGTTCCTTGCGTCAGTGGGCGAAGGTTGATAAGACAGTTCGAAAAATGCGGGATAAAGCCAAAATCCAATACTCCCTAGACCATCGTCAGAATAAGCGAAAGAAAAGGGACCTTCACAAAAAGGCGAGCCGACCCATGTTTGTATACATCGCTTACGCTGATTTGTTATGCGCAAGTGTTTGTGAAGCACAGGGAGATTATAGGCAGGCATTACAACATACTTACGCGTATGCTGATCTAAGCTGGGTTAAAGAGACGGACGAGGATACTCAGCATTGGATAAAGCTGTTCCAGCATTGGGCACAAGTTAATATCTATGTAAACAAGCTTCTATCTGGAGATGTAAGTGTGCTCTCTGATTATGTGGAGTATATTCGTACTCCTCCGAATAAATCCGAAAAAGAATTGGTTACAGAGCTTTTGAATATTATGATGGCAGCTAACCGCTATCAAATAGATGTGGATGATATACTTCAACGATTTGAAAAGGAGATTGATTCTTTTGCTCACCAGCAATCCTCTACTGATATGTATACTCAACAAGTGATACCAGAGCAGTTTGCGCGTCTTGGATATGAATTGGCTTATTACTATTTATATAAAGGGATGTATTCTGTTGGGTTTAAATACTTAAAGGATGCTTTAGTAAAAGCGAATATACTGAATAATAAAATATATTTTATAAACTGTACGGGACTATTTGAACATTTCAGAATGTATTTTGCCTCTGAAATACATTCACAGTATCAAAATCTGATTGAAAAGGTGTGGTTAGAGAATGTTAAGAAAAATGGTGCTTCTAGTAGTCGCAACTAGCTTTTTGCTCATAGTGGCTATACCTGATCAAACTCATAACCACTACCATAGTTTACGACCTACCGACCAAGTTGGAGGTGCTTAGCTCAGGGCGTCTTTCAAATCAAGAATTCAATTTCCCTAGACCAGCTCTCTGAGCTGGTTTTTTTCGTTATGAATAAACAAAATTTCTAAATTAAACTTTCGTCAAATATAGTCATAATATTCCAAACTAAGGTTAAATAAGGAGGGGAAAGGATGGAAGAAAAAGAACTTTTGAAACTAAGATTAGAGAACGCAAGACAAAAGCTCTACGATCTGCAAGCAAAATACGGATTAGAACAT
Proteins encoded:
- a CDS encoding DUF3800 domain-containing protein, whose product is MSFHLYFDEANKIDQPGKAFSYYGAYGGMDTTMANITKAIRDIYTSLNTQSELHFTEYNHDQYLKKYFKVLNYVINQNININIIIVNNQNAHSIAQQMNLTMLELRGLLYIKIPERLFYGVTRHLNLPNNIDVKIRVDRNDEYKVLRLYSKIKEQMNAHSVYRNRRYTIESVRSQKSHESIPLQIIDTFMGIIVFLMEQGYTENSDASMIKSDLIYRFLSEGQNTERFQDQIKLFQWDGSDMLSDLPVSNYISRFMVHKTQFDIKEITKLNSLLIRDPDRTTREYRELMGYPNTRLRMMLGYKDEIEGRGRNSFLLA
- a CDS encoding AbrB/MazE/SpoVT family DNA-binding domain-containing protein, which produces MKSTGMTRPLDSLGRIVIPKEMRISMDFNMGDPVEIFADEETGILALRKYTGVTCKMCGSAEQLTYFRDSFICGECIRDLKDGTDFSPITRPSKSAFSNGERPMKQSKRLRRSTQQMIESLKELMQKQPNAAQHEYAKILEVSQARISQLKKML
- a CDS encoding helix-turn-helix domain-containing protein, producing MNHTTTIRAELDTYMKNNGLNITQLGRLAGLNAGTVSTLVNGNRTFSVDQLDRITAVMGHPRGHYYKQYMQEYLTDITPNWRRVRPFLYNCAELDKLDCIQQMADLLMDNLVYSVLLFNVAEDFFKDGKHAAAAILYESVAISERKQYSERLALCQYRLFTINIGDDQNQNFEAACHFHPFVERLDEIDQLDALKDLANVYRSLRQWAKVDKTVRKMRDKAKIQYSLDHRQNKRKKRDLHKKASRPMFVYIAYADLLCASVCEAQGDYRQALQHTYAYADLSWVKETDEDTQHWIKLFQHWAQVNIYVNKLLSGDVSVLSDYVEYIRTPPNKSEKELVTELLNIMMAANRYQIDVDDILQRFEKEIDSFAHQQSSTDMYTQQVIPEQFARLGYELAYYYLYKGMYSVGFKYLKDALVKANILNNKIYFINCTGLFEHFRMYFASEIHSQYQNLIEKVWLENVKKNGASSSRN